A single Macaca mulatta isolate MMU2019108-1 chromosome 15, T2T-MMU8v2.0, whole genome shotgun sequence DNA region contains:
- the ZNF658 gene encoding zinc finger protein 658 isoform X4: MNVCEKLQLDINHEKAHPGQKSYEHGKNAKAYKKYQHWKFQTLEESFECDGSGQGLHDKTICITPESFPTVEKSCKDDEFRKNFDKTTLFNDMRTDTRGKCSDLNEYGTSCDKTTTVEYNKVHMAMTHYECNERGINFSRKSPLTQSQRTITGRSAFESNKCEENFRQSSAHIVHQKTQTGDKFGDYNECTNALYQKLDFTAHQRIHTEDKFYLSDEHGKCRKSFYQKGHLIQHQRPHSGEKPYQYEECAKSFCSSSHPIQHPGTYVGFKLYECNECGKAFCQNSNLSKHLRIHTKEKPCDNNGCGRSYKLPLTGHQKTDAEMKLCDGSEYGKTSHLKGHQRILMGEKPYECIECGKTFSKTSHLRAHQRIHTGEKPYECVECEKTFSHKTHLSVHQRVHTGEKPYECNDCGKSFTYNSALRAHQRIHTGEKPYECSDCEKTFAHNSALRAHHRIHTGEKPYECNECGRSFAHISVLKAHQRIHTGEKPYECNECGRSFTYNSALRAHQRIHTGRKPYECSDCEKTFAHNSALKIHQRIHTGEKPYECNECEKTFAHNSALRAHQNIHTGEKLYECNECGKTFFQKTRLSTHRRIHTGEKPYECSKCGKTFSQKSYLSGHERIHTGEKPYECNICGKTFVYKAALIVHQRIHTGEKPYECNECGKTFSQRTHLCAHQRIHTGEKPYECNECGKTFADNSALRAHHRIHTGEKPYECNECGKTFSKTSHLRAHLRTRSGEKPYECNECGKTFSEKSYVSAHQRVHTGEKPYECNVCGKPFAHNSTLRVHQRIHTGEKSYECNDCGKTFSQKSHLSAHQRIHTGEKPYECNECGKAFAQNSTLRVHQRIHTGEKPYECDECGKTFVRKAALRVHHTRMHTREKTLACNGFGKS; this comes from the coding sequence ATGAATGTGTGTGAGAAATTGCAGCTTGATATTAATCATGAGAAAGCTCATCCTGGACAGAAATCTTATGAACATGGTAAAAATGCGAAAGCTTATAAGAAATATCAGCATTGGAAATTTCAAACTTTGGAGGAATCTTTTGAATGTGATGGATCTGGACAAGGTTTACATGATAAGACAATTTGTATTACACCTGAGAGTTTTCCAACAGTAGAAAAGTCCTGTAAGGATGATGAATTTAGAAAAAACTTTGATAAAACCACTTTATTTAACGACATGAGAACTGACACAAGGGGGAAATGCTCTGATCTTAATGAATATGGGACATCCTGTGACAAAACCACCACTGTTGAATACAATAAAGTTCACATGGCTATGACACATTATGAGTGTAATGAAAGGGGGATTAATTTCAGTAGGAAGTCACCCCTCACTCAGTCTCAGAGAACTATTACAGGACGGAGTGCTTTTGAAAGCaataaatgtgaagaaaattTTAGGCAGAGCTCCGCCCATATAGTACATCAGAAAACACAAACTGGAGATAAATTTGGTGACTATAATGAATGTACAAATGCCCTCTACCAGAAATTAGACTTTACAgcacatcagagaattcacacagAAGATAAATTCTACCTTTCTGATGAACATGGGAAATGCAGAAAATCCTTTTACCAGAAGGGACACCTCATTCAGCATCAGAGGCCCCACTCAGGAGAGAAACCTTACCAATATGAAGAATGTGCGAAATCCTTTTGTTCAAGTTCACATCCTATTCAGCATCCTGGAACTTACGTGGGATTCAAACTTtatgaatgtaatgaatgtgggaaagctttcTGTCAGAATTCAAACCTCAGTAAACATCTGAGAATTCACACAAAAGAGAAACCTTGTGATAACAATGGCTGTGGGAGATCTTACAAGTTACCCCTCACAGGACACCAGAAAACAGATGcagagatgaaactctgtgatgGCAGTGAATATGGGAAGACATCACATCTCAAAGGACATCAGAGAATTCTCATGggggagaaaccctatgaatgtattGAATGTGGGAAAACTTTCTCCAAGACATCACATCTCAGAgcacatcagagaattcacacaggtgaaaaaccctatgaatgtgtTGAATGTGAGAAAACTTTCTCTCACAAGACACACCTGAGTGTACATCAGAGAGTTCATACGggggagaaaccctatgaatgtaatgaCTGTGGGAAATCTTTTACCTATAACTCAGCCCTGAGAGCACATCAAAGAATTCACACTGGCGAGAAGCCCTACGAATGCAGTGACTGTGAGAAAACTTTTGCCCATAATTCAGCCCTCAGAGCACATCATAGAATTCACACGGGggagaaaccttatgaatgtaatgaatgtggaagGTCTTTTGCCCATATTTCTGTTCTCAAGGCACATCAAAGAATTCACACAggggagaaaccctatgaatgtaatgaatgtgggagaTCTTTCACCTACAATTCAGCCCTGAGAgcacatcagagaattcacacaggtagaaaaccctatgaatgtagtGACTGTGAGAAAACTTTTGCCCATAATTCAGCCCTCAAAatacatcagagaattcacacaggggagaaaccctatgaatgtaatgaatgtgaGAAAACGTTTGCCCATAATTCAGCCCTTAGAGCGCATCAGAACATCCATACGGGGGAGAAACTCTATGAgtgtaatgaatgtggaaaaaCTTTTTTCCAGAAGACACGCCTCAGTACACATCGGAGGATTCACACAggggagaaaccctatgaatgtagcAAGTGTGGAAAAACTTTCTCCCAGAAATCATACCTCAGTGGACATGAGAGAATTCACACAGgggaaaaaccctatgaatgtaacaTATGTGGGAAAACTTTTGTCTATAAGGCAGCCCTCATAGTGCATCAAAGAATTCACACAggggagaaaccctatgaatgtaacgAATGTGGGAAAACTTTCTCCCAAAGAACGCACCTCTGTgcacatcagagaattcatactggggagaagccctatgagtgtaatgaatgtgggaaaacGTTTGCTGATAATTCAGCCCTCAGGGCACATCACAGAATTCACACAggggagaaaccctatgaatgtaatgaatgtgggaagACTTTCTCCAAGACATCACATCTCAGAGCACATCTTAGAACTCGCTCAggggagaaaccctatgaatgtaatgaatgtgggaaaaccTTCTCTGAGAAGTCATATGTTAGTGCCCATCAGAGAGTTCATAcgggagagaaaccctatgaatgtaatgtATGTGGGAAGCCATTTGCCCATAATTCAACCCTCAGAGTACATCAAAGAATTCACACAGGGGAGAAATCCTATGAATGTAATGATTGTGGGAAAACGTTCTCTCAGAAATCACACCTTAGTGCACACCAGAGAATTCACACAGGggagaaaccttatgaatgtaaTGAATGCGGGAAAGCTTTTGCCCAAAATTCAACTCTGAGAGTACACCAGAGAATTCACACAggggagaaaccctatgaatgtgaTGAATGTGGGAAAACTTTTGTCCGTAAGGCAGCTCTCAGAGTACATCACACCAGAATGCATACCAGAGAGAAAACCCTAGCATGTAATGGATTTGGGAAGTCCTGA